One region of Thalassophryne amazonica chromosome 16, fThaAma1.1, whole genome shotgun sequence genomic DNA includes:
- the polr3k gene encoding DNA-directed RNA polymerase III subunit RPC10: protein MLLFCPTCGNVLIVEEGQRCLRFACNTCPYVHNVTRKVNNRKYPKLKEVDDVLGGAAAWENVDSTAETCPKCEHPRAYFMQIQTRSADEPMTTFYKCCDAQCGHRWRD, encoded by the exons ATGCTCCTGTTTTGTCCAACCTGCGGGAATGTTTTGATTGTGGAGGAAGGACAGAGATGTCTGAGGTTCGCCTGTAATACGTGTCCTTACGTACACAACGTCACCAGGAAG GTGAACAACAGAAAGTATCCCAAACTAAAAGAGGTGGATGATGTTCTTGGTGGGGCTGCAGCGTGGGAGAATGTGGACTCTACTGCTG AAACATGTCCCAAATGCGAGCATCCTCGGGCATATTTTATGCAGATTCAGACCAGATCAGCAGATGAACCGATGACAACATTTTACAAATGCTGCGATGCCCAGTGTGGACACAGATGGAGGGACTGA